A section of the Cinclus cinclus chromosome 27, bCinCin1.1, whole genome shotgun sequence genome encodes:
- the TMEM167B gene encoding protein kish-B translates to MTNVYSLDGLLVFGLLLVCTCAYLRKVPRLRTWLLSERRGVWGVCHKAAVIGTRLHVAVSVSCLLMAFYVLVGE, encoded by the exons ATGACCAACG TTTACTCGCTGGATGGGCTCCTGGTGTTCGGGCTGCTACTGGTTTGCACTTGTGCATACCTGCGGAAGGTGCCCCGACTGCGCACCTGGCTCCTGTCCGAGCGCAGGGGCGTCTGGGGAGTCTGCCACAAGG ctgctgtgattGGGACCCGTCTGCACGTGGCTGTGTCCGTGTCTTGTCTTCTCATGGCCTTCTACGTCCTTGTGGGAGAGTGA
- the ELAPOR1 gene encoding endosome/lysosome-associated apoptosis and autophagy regulator 1 isoform X1 — protein sequence MAGTGARWTLLALCLAVTVSPGRTGEQLHVCKESEYHYEYTACDSSGSRWRVAVPHTPGLCTGLPDPVRGTECSFSCKAGEFLEMQTQMCRPCAAGTYSLGTGVRFDEWDEVPHGFANVATNLEVDDSFGDVAENCTASTWVPLGDYVASNTDECIATLMYAVSLKQSGTVTFEYIYPDSSIVFEFFVQNDQCQPTVEESRWMRTTEKGWEFHSVELSRGNNVLYWRTTAFSVWSKVPKPVLVRNIGITGVAFTSECFPCKPGTFAPAAGSTACQPCPADTFSGKGATACQPCDPDTYAEPGSGSCKPRPPCTDKDFFYTHTACDADGETQLMYKWAEPKICSEELPQAARLPPSGVKTRCPPCNPGFAKGNGSTCQPCPYGSYSNGSACLSCPEGTEPVLGLEYKWWNVLPPNMETTVLSGINFEYKGIAGWEVAGDYIYTAAGASDSDFMILTLVVSGFSPSSPMLEDTESREVARITFVFETLCSVGCELYFMVGVNSRTNTPVETWTGSTGKQSYTYVVEKNATMSFTWAFQRTPYHEAGRQFTSDVAKLYSINVTNVQGGVASFCRRCAPQPTGSCAPCSPGSAVDPSSGTCQPCPPGTYLQGHPSDGTPTCHPCGPGTCSNQLRSLCYNNCSLALALPGRMLRFEFPSLGMGAGVGTGPSFTPKGLPYSHHFRLSLCGHQGRKMASCADNVTAGRGGPARVVTSYVCQAILVPPDVTGARAAVSSQPISLGDHLLGVTTSSVLDSIVSPPELFPPGHPDLPDIIFFFRSNDMTQPCSGGRATTIRLRCDPLHLGTSTLAVPSKCPEGTCDGCTFHFLWVTAEGCPRCSSSHHRPIVGACIGGVQKTTYVWREPRLCHGGDALPPQVIQACRSMDFWLKVGISTGTCVAVLLAALAAYFWKKTQKLEYKYSKLVMDAAARESDVTSPDTCAIMEGDDAEDELIFATEMSLFGKLKALTAKGLRACFPNLETPGLNFPTPQRMPDGFDSVPLKTSSSSTNQEL from the exons ATGGCCGGTACCGGAGCCCGGTGGACGCTGCTGGCGCTGTGTCTGGCTGTCACCGTATCACCGGGACGCACGGGGGAGCAGCTACACGTCTGCAAGGAG TCCGAGTACCACTACGAGTACACAGCATGTGACAGCTCAGGCTCACGCTGGAGGGTGGCTGTACCACACACACCTGGACTCTGCACTGGCCTGCCCGACCCTGTCAGGGGCACTGAGTGCT CATTCTCCTGCAAGGCGGGTGAGTTCCTGGAGATGCAGACACAGATGTGTCggccctgtgctgctggcacctaCTCGCTGGGCACTGGTGTCCGCTTCGATGAGTGGGACGAGGTGCCCCATGGCTTCGCCAACGTGGCCACCAATCTGGAAGTGGATGACAGCTTTGGTGATGTGGCAGAGAACTGCACAGC GTCAACGTGGGTGCCACTGGGGGACTACGTGGCATCCAACACGGATGAGTGCATAGCCACCCTCATGTATGCTGTGAGCCTCAAACAGTCGGGGACTGTGACCTTCGAGTACATCTACCCTGACAGCAGCATCGTCTTCGAATTCTTT GTGCAGAATGACCAGTGCCAGCCCACGGTGGAGGAGTCCCGCTGGATGCGGACGACAGAGAAGGGCTGGGAATTCCACAGC GTGGAGCTGAGCCGCGGGAACAACGTGCTGTACTGGCGGACCACCGCCTTCTCCGTCTGGTCCAAGGTGCCTAAACCGGTGCTGGTGAGGAACATCGGCATTACAG GGGTGGCCTTCACGTCCGAGTGCTTCCCCTGCAAGCCCGGCACCTTCGCCCCCGCCGCCGGCTCAACCgcctgccagccctgtcccgCCGACACCTTCTCCGGCAAAGGGGCCACCGCCTGCCAGCCCTGCGATCCCGACACCTACGCCG AGCCTGGCTCGGGGTCCTGCAAGCCACGGCCCCCCTGCACGGACAAGGATTTCTTCTATACCCACACGGCCTGCGACGCCGACGGGGAG ACCCAGCTGATGTACAAGTGGGCAGAGCCCAAGATCTGCAGCGAGGAGCTGCCGCAGGCGGCCCGGCTGCCACCCTCGGGGGTGAAGACCCGGTGCCCCCCCTGCAACCCTGGCTTTGCCAAAGGCAACGGCAGCacctgccagccctgtccctacGGCTCCTATTCCAATGGTTCTG cctgcctCAGTTGCCCAGAGGGCACTGAGCCAGTGCTGGGCTTGGAGTACAAGTGGTGGAACGTGCTGCCCCCCAACATGGAGACCACTGTGCTCAGCGGCATCAACTTCGAGTACAAGGGCATTGCAG GCTGGGAGGTAGCCGGGGACTACATTTACACGGCGGCTGGAGCCTCTGATAGTGATTTCATGATCCTCACGCTGGTGGTCTCTGGCTTCAG cccttcAAGCCCAATGCTGGAggacacagagagcagagaggtgGCCAGGATCACCTTTGTTTTCGAGACGCTGTGCAGTGTTGGCTGTGAGCTCTACTTTATGGTG GGTGTCAACTCACGCACCAACACTCCAGTGGAGACGTGGACAGGCTCCACAGGGAAACAATCTTATACCTACGTGGTGGAGAAAAACGCGACCATGAGCTTCACCTGGGCCTTCCAGCGCACCCCCTACCATGAGGCG GGCCGGCAGTTCACCAGTGATGTGGCCAAGCTGTACAGCATCAACGTCACCAACGTGCAGGGGGGGGTGGCCTCCTTCTGCCGCCGCTGTGCCCCCCAGCCCACTGGGTCCTGTGCCCCGTGttcccctggcagtgctgtggacCCCAGCTCGGgcacctgccagccctgcccacctgGCACCTACCTGCAGGGTCACCCCTCCGATGGGACACCCACCTGCCACCCCTGTGGCCCTGGCACATGCAGCAACCAG CTGCGATCACTATGCTACAACAACTGCAGCCTGGCATTGGCACTGCCAGGCCGGATGCTGCGCTTTGAGTTCCCGTCACTGGGCATGGGTGCCGGGGTGGGCACCGGACCCAGCTTCACCCCCAAGGGGCTGCCCTACAGCCACCACTTCCGCCTTAGCCTCTGTGGGCACCAG ggcaggaagaTGGCCTCATGTGCTGACAATGTGACAGCAGGTCGGGGGGGCCCTGCCCGCGTGGTCACCTCTTATGTGTGCCAGGCCATTCTGGTGCCCCCTGACGTCACTGGTGCCCGCGCAGCTGTGTCTTCTCAGCCCATCAGCCTGGGTGACCACCTGCTGG GTGTCACCACCAGCTCTGTTCTGGACAGCATCGTCTCTCCCCCAGAGCTCTTCCCCCCTGGCCATCCTGACCTGCCTGACATCATCTTCTTCTTCAG GTCCAACGACATGACGCAGCCCTGTAGTGGTGGCCGGGCCACCACCATTCGCCTGCGCTGTGACCCCCTGCACCTTGGCACCAGCACTTTGGCTGTCCCCAG CAAATGCCCCGAGGGCACCTGCGACGGCTGCACCTTCCATTTCCTGTGGGTGACGGCCGAGGGATGTCCCCGCTGCTCCAGTTCCCACCACCGCCCCATCGTCGGCGCCTGTATCGGCGGCGTTCAG AAAACCACCTACGTGTGGCGGGAGCCCCGACTGTGCCACGGCGGGGATGCCCTGCCACCGCAAGTGATCCAGGCGTGCCGCAGCATGGATTTTTGGCTAAAAGTGGGAATTTCCACTGGGACGTGTGTGGCTGTCTTGCTGGCCGCACTCGCCGCTTATTTCTGGAAAAAGACCCAAAA GTTGGAATACAAATATTCCAAGCTGGTGATGGACGCGGCGGCCCGGGAGAGCGACGTGACATCGCCCGACACCTGCGCCATCATGGAGGGGGACGACGCGGAGGACGAGCTGATCTTCGCCACCGAAATGTCACTTTTTGGAAAACTTAAAGCCCTGACGGCCAAG GGGCTCCGTGCCTGTTTCCCCAACCTGGAGACTCCGGGCCTCAATTTCCCCACCCCACAGCGGATGCCGGATGGATTCGACTCGGTCCCGCTCAAGACCTCATCCAGCAGCACCAATCAGGAGCTGTAA
- the ELAPOR1 gene encoding endosome/lysosome-associated apoptosis and autophagy regulator 1 isoform X2 encodes MQTQMCRPCAAGTYSLGTGVRFDEWDEVPHGFANVATNLEVDDSFGDVAENCTASTWVPLGDYVASNTDECIATLMYAVSLKQSGTVTFEYIYPDSSIVFEFFVQNDQCQPTVEESRWMRTTEKGWEFHSVELSRGNNVLYWRTTAFSVWSKVPKPVLVRNIGITGVAFTSECFPCKPGTFAPAAGSTACQPCPADTFSGKGATACQPCDPDTYAEPGSGSCKPRPPCTDKDFFYTHTACDADGETQLMYKWAEPKICSEELPQAARLPPSGVKTRCPPCNPGFAKGNGSTCQPCPYGSYSNGSACLSCPEGTEPVLGLEYKWWNVLPPNMETTVLSGINFEYKGIAGWEVAGDYIYTAAGASDSDFMILTLVVSGFSPSSPMLEDTESREVARITFVFETLCSVGCELYFMVGVNSRTNTPVETWTGSTGKQSYTYVVEKNATMSFTWAFQRTPYHEAGRQFTSDVAKLYSINVTNVQGGVASFCRRCAPQPTGSCAPCSPGSAVDPSSGTCQPCPPGTYLQGHPSDGTPTCHPCGPGTCSNQLRSLCYNNCSLALALPGRMLRFEFPSLGMGAGVGTGPSFTPKGLPYSHHFRLSLCGHQGRKMASCADNVTAGRGGPARVVTSYVCQAILVPPDVTGARAAVSSQPISLGDHLLGVTTSSVLDSIVSPPELFPPGHPDLPDIIFFFRSNDMTQPCSGGRATTIRLRCDPLHLGTSTLAVPSKCPEGTCDGCTFHFLWVTAEGCPRCSSSHHRPIVGACIGGVQKTTYVWREPRLCHGGDALPPQVIQACRSMDFWLKVGISTGTCVAVLLAALAAYFWKKTQKLEYKYSKLVMDAAARESDVTSPDTCAIMEGDDAEDELIFATEMSLFGKLKALTAKRMPDGFDSVPLKTSSSSTNQEL; translated from the exons ATGCAGACACAGATGTGTCggccctgtgctgctggcacctaCTCGCTGGGCACTGGTGTCCGCTTCGATGAGTGGGACGAGGTGCCCCATGGCTTCGCCAACGTGGCCACCAATCTGGAAGTGGATGACAGCTTTGGTGATGTGGCAGAGAACTGCACAGC GTCAACGTGGGTGCCACTGGGGGACTACGTGGCATCCAACACGGATGAGTGCATAGCCACCCTCATGTATGCTGTGAGCCTCAAACAGTCGGGGACTGTGACCTTCGAGTACATCTACCCTGACAGCAGCATCGTCTTCGAATTCTTT GTGCAGAATGACCAGTGCCAGCCCACGGTGGAGGAGTCCCGCTGGATGCGGACGACAGAGAAGGGCTGGGAATTCCACAGC GTGGAGCTGAGCCGCGGGAACAACGTGCTGTACTGGCGGACCACCGCCTTCTCCGTCTGGTCCAAGGTGCCTAAACCGGTGCTGGTGAGGAACATCGGCATTACAG GGGTGGCCTTCACGTCCGAGTGCTTCCCCTGCAAGCCCGGCACCTTCGCCCCCGCCGCCGGCTCAACCgcctgccagccctgtcccgCCGACACCTTCTCCGGCAAAGGGGCCACCGCCTGCCAGCCCTGCGATCCCGACACCTACGCCG AGCCTGGCTCGGGGTCCTGCAAGCCACGGCCCCCCTGCACGGACAAGGATTTCTTCTATACCCACACGGCCTGCGACGCCGACGGGGAG ACCCAGCTGATGTACAAGTGGGCAGAGCCCAAGATCTGCAGCGAGGAGCTGCCGCAGGCGGCCCGGCTGCCACCCTCGGGGGTGAAGACCCGGTGCCCCCCCTGCAACCCTGGCTTTGCCAAAGGCAACGGCAGCacctgccagccctgtccctacGGCTCCTATTCCAATGGTTCTG cctgcctCAGTTGCCCAGAGGGCACTGAGCCAGTGCTGGGCTTGGAGTACAAGTGGTGGAACGTGCTGCCCCCCAACATGGAGACCACTGTGCTCAGCGGCATCAACTTCGAGTACAAGGGCATTGCAG GCTGGGAGGTAGCCGGGGACTACATTTACACGGCGGCTGGAGCCTCTGATAGTGATTTCATGATCCTCACGCTGGTGGTCTCTGGCTTCAG cccttcAAGCCCAATGCTGGAggacacagagagcagagaggtgGCCAGGATCACCTTTGTTTTCGAGACGCTGTGCAGTGTTGGCTGTGAGCTCTACTTTATGGTG GGTGTCAACTCACGCACCAACACTCCAGTGGAGACGTGGACAGGCTCCACAGGGAAACAATCTTATACCTACGTGGTGGAGAAAAACGCGACCATGAGCTTCACCTGGGCCTTCCAGCGCACCCCCTACCATGAGGCG GGCCGGCAGTTCACCAGTGATGTGGCCAAGCTGTACAGCATCAACGTCACCAACGTGCAGGGGGGGGTGGCCTCCTTCTGCCGCCGCTGTGCCCCCCAGCCCACTGGGTCCTGTGCCCCGTGttcccctggcagtgctgtggacCCCAGCTCGGgcacctgccagccctgcccacctgGCACCTACCTGCAGGGTCACCCCTCCGATGGGACACCCACCTGCCACCCCTGTGGCCCTGGCACATGCAGCAACCAG CTGCGATCACTATGCTACAACAACTGCAGCCTGGCATTGGCACTGCCAGGCCGGATGCTGCGCTTTGAGTTCCCGTCACTGGGCATGGGTGCCGGGGTGGGCACCGGACCCAGCTTCACCCCCAAGGGGCTGCCCTACAGCCACCACTTCCGCCTTAGCCTCTGTGGGCACCAG ggcaggaagaTGGCCTCATGTGCTGACAATGTGACAGCAGGTCGGGGGGGCCCTGCCCGCGTGGTCACCTCTTATGTGTGCCAGGCCATTCTGGTGCCCCCTGACGTCACTGGTGCCCGCGCAGCTGTGTCTTCTCAGCCCATCAGCCTGGGTGACCACCTGCTGG GTGTCACCACCAGCTCTGTTCTGGACAGCATCGTCTCTCCCCCAGAGCTCTTCCCCCCTGGCCATCCTGACCTGCCTGACATCATCTTCTTCTTCAG GTCCAACGACATGACGCAGCCCTGTAGTGGTGGCCGGGCCACCACCATTCGCCTGCGCTGTGACCCCCTGCACCTTGGCACCAGCACTTTGGCTGTCCCCAG CAAATGCCCCGAGGGCACCTGCGACGGCTGCACCTTCCATTTCCTGTGGGTGACGGCCGAGGGATGTCCCCGCTGCTCCAGTTCCCACCACCGCCCCATCGTCGGCGCCTGTATCGGCGGCGTTCAG AAAACCACCTACGTGTGGCGGGAGCCCCGACTGTGCCACGGCGGGGATGCCCTGCCACCGCAAGTGATCCAGGCGTGCCGCAGCATGGATTTTTGGCTAAAAGTGGGAATTTCCACTGGGACGTGTGTGGCTGTCTTGCTGGCCGCACTCGCCGCTTATTTCTGGAAAAAGACCCAAAA GTTGGAATACAAATATTCCAAGCTGGTGATGGACGCGGCGGCCCGGGAGAGCGACGTGACATCGCCCGACACCTGCGCCATCATGGAGGGGGACGACGCGGAGGACGAGCTGATCTTCGCCACCGAAATGTCACTTTTTGGAAAACTTAAAGCCCTGACGGCCAAG CGGATGCCGGATGGATTCGACTCGGTCCCGCTCAAGACCTCATCCAGCAGCACCAATCAGGAGCTGTAA